The proteins below are encoded in one region of Nonomuraea helvata:
- a CDS encoding LacI family DNA-binding transcriptional regulator: protein MAKRVTINDVAQAAGVSRQTVTRAINDMGEISEQTKQRVLEACQRLGYRPSRFARNLVVRKKTRAMGYLVASFRNPYFTEIAGDLLSTAAERGWHVVMASTETEDEASALDMLSGQVDLFIGHFGQDDGDLVKAGRGLPLVMLERTGCLPGMHSVEVDMREGVREAIEALRGAGARRIGMIDSAYSLRNSPTYVPSPRCGYFAEFAGPESAKRIAFDEESMAGGGQAFAELVRAHPDMDAVLVFNDLMAIGAVQASHALGIDVPGQVRICGIDGLTLGEAVHPTLTTVSIDRHALVTNALDIADALAAADFAELPPMRRTVRPRMLWRESA, encoded by the coding sequence ATGGCGAAACGTGTGACGATCAACGATGTTGCCCAGGCCGCGGGGGTCTCCCGGCAGACTGTGACCCGGGCCATCAACGACATGGGAGAGATCAGCGAACAGACCAAGCAGCGCGTACTGGAAGCCTGCCAGCGGCTCGGATACCGGCCGAGCCGGTTCGCCCGCAATCTGGTCGTGCGGAAGAAGACCCGCGCGATGGGCTATCTGGTGGCCTCCTTCCGTAACCCGTACTTCACCGAGATCGCCGGCGACCTGCTCAGCACCGCCGCCGAGCGCGGCTGGCACGTGGTGATGGCCTCCACGGAGACGGAGGACGAGGCGAGCGCGCTCGACATGCTCTCCGGTCAGGTGGACTTGTTCATCGGGCACTTCGGCCAGGACGATGGCGACCTCGTCAAGGCCGGCCGTGGTCTCCCGCTCGTGATGCTCGAGCGGACCGGCTGCCTGCCCGGCATGCACTCCGTCGAAGTCGACATGCGCGAAGGCGTGCGCGAGGCGATCGAGGCCCTGCGGGGCGCGGGCGCGCGGCGCATCGGCATGATCGACTCCGCCTATTCCCTGCGCAACTCCCCCACCTACGTTCCCTCGCCGCGGTGCGGGTACTTCGCGGAGTTCGCCGGTCCCGAGTCGGCGAAGAGAATCGCGTTCGACGAGGAGTCCATGGCCGGCGGCGGCCAGGCGTTCGCCGAGCTCGTCCGCGCCCATCCGGACATGGACGCGGTGCTGGTCTTCAACGACCTCATGGCGATCGGCGCGGTGCAGGCCTCGCACGCCCTCGGCATCGACGTGCCCGGCCAGGTGCGGATCTGCGGCATCGACGGTCTCACCCTGGGCGAGGCCGTGCACCCGACGCTGACCACGGTCTCCATCGATCGCCACGCGCTGGTGACCAACGCCCTGGACATCGCCGACGCGCTGGCCGCCGCCGACTTCGCCGAACTG